Proteins encoded within one genomic window of Nilaparvata lugens isolate BPH chromosome 11, ASM1435652v1, whole genome shotgun sequence:
- the LOC111052897 gene encoding uncharacterized protein LOC111052897: MRVGETYEEVIGTLDERLRCERLPDEDYKDEYNPKTYFYNTQLIPDFPYTFIHKQVWNCTQASKTVR, encoded by the exons ATGAGAGTGGGAGAGACTTATGAAGAAGTTATTGGGACTCTAGATGAACGTCTTAG ATGTGAGAGACTACCCGACGAGGACTATAAAGACGAATATAATCCTAAAACTTACTTCTACAACACTCAGCTGATACCAGACTTTCCCTACACCTTTATCCACAAGCAGGTTTGGAACTGTACCCAGGCATCTAAAACGGtgagataa